A stretch of DNA from Fimbriimonadaceae bacterium:
GTCGCTCGCCTCCTTCTCCACCAGTTCGCGCAAAAGCGCGTCGATCTCAACGCTCATAGACGCTCCTCAGCGCCGGAGCAACTGCTTCAGCTCCGACGCGATTCCCGCGTAGTTCAAGGCTGTCTCCTCGGTGATGACACCAGCCTTTACGTAGCGAACCAAGCTCTGATTCATCGTCTGCATGCCCCAGAACTGGCCCTCGTTCATCGCGTGGTACAGGTCGCTGAAGTGGCCGTCCTCGATGAGCTTGCTGACCGTCGGGGTGCAGATGAGAATCTCGTTGGCTACGACGCGGCCGTTGCCGTCGGCTCGCGGGACGAGCTTCTGCGCGATGATCGCGCGGAGGGCGTTGGCCAGTCGCAGGCAGAGGTGGTTCTTCTCGTGCGGGGGAAACATGTTGACGATGCGGTCCATGGTCTCGTACGCGCTCGACGTGTGGACCGTCGAGAAGACGAGGTGGCCCGTTTCGCCGGCCTGCATCGCGACGCCCATCGTGGTCACGTCGCGCATTTCGCCGATGAGGATCACGTCGGGCGCTTCGCGGACGACCGCTCGGAGCGCGGGCTCGAAGTCGGCGGTGTCGATGCCGACCTCGCGCTGCGTCACGTACGCGTTCTTGTCGCGATGGACGAACTCCAGCGGGTCCTCGATCGTCACGATGTGGCACTGCCGGTTCTGGTTGATCATGTCCAGCATCGCGGCCAGCGTCGTGGTCTTGCCGCAACCGGTGGGACCCGTCACGAGGATCAGTCCCTGGCGGTGCTTGGTCAATTCCCCAAGAACGGGCGGCAGGCCAAGCTCCTCGAGCGTGAGAATCTGGAGCGGGATGATCCGGCAGACGATGCCGAACGAACCTCGTTGCATGTGGATGTTCGCCCGGACGCGGCATTTGTCGCCCACGGCGAAGGCGAGGTCCATCTCCATCGTGTCGTCGAACCGCCGCAGTTGCTTTTCGTTCATCAGCGCGGTGATGATCCGCTGCGCGTTCTCGGAATCGATCATCGGCCACTCGCCGGGCACGGGCTTGATGAGGCTGTGCTGGCGCATCATGGGAGGCGAATTCGCCTTGATGAAGATGTCCGAGGCTCGCTCGTGGAACCCCACTTCGATGAGCTCGTGGATGCCGATACTGGAAGCTTCACGCATGGATATGGACTCTCCGAGGTCGAGGCGCTACTTCTTTCCCTCCCCAGGGGTTCGAAGGAGTGCCAAGTATACCAAGGCGCCCGCTGCAATGGCAGCCAGGGCGCCCAACGCAATCAAGACGGGCGCGGACGGACCTTTCGTGCGAGACTTCGGCGAAATCGCCGCGGCCTCCTTCGCGTTTTCCGGGATCTGGATCAACGACGGGTCTTGGGTCAACAAGCGCACGCGGTATTCGATTCCCGGAGGGCTCTGGGTGACCCGTCCCTCCACGACGACCGCGGGGCTGGAGAACGTACGGACGATCTTCTCGCTTGCAGCCTCCCCATCGAACATGATCGAGATTCCCGTCACAGGGCGCCCCGAGTCGGGGTCTGCGAACGCCTTGACGATCGGCTCCAGCCGCAGAACGCCCATTGCCCGATCGATCAGGTGGTCCGTCGCGAAACTTGCGGTGAGAAAGCGCAGGCGCTCGTTGGCCGGGTCGAGCAGTTGCGACTCGAGGTGGATGCCGCGCGCGGGCGAGCCCGCGTACTCTCCGATCCGCGCCGCCTGACGCTGAAGCAGCTCCGGAGGGTAGTCAGATGCGAGGGCGGTCACCCGGACCATCTCCGCCGAGGTCGGATGCTCCCGCACGACGATCGATATCTCGGGCCGGACCTGCTCGAACAGGCTCTTCGACTCCTGCGCGCCGGCATGGCCGACACCCAGACAGGCGAGCAGCAGCACGACGGTACTCGAGCGGATCACGGGTGCAATCTACCCGCGATCGCCGGGCGCCGCCCTCTCAGCGAATTCGATATTTCGCCAGAACCTCTGGTTATTTGCCCCCGTCTATCCAAGAATTGCTGGAGAAGCGAACGCTCGTAGCGCAGCGATCGTAGACAACAGGAATTCCAACAGAACGGCGCCGAGGATGGATATAATCGCCAACTGGTCGCGAGGAAGCGAGTCAAAGCAATGAGCAAACCCGAACCGATGAACGACCCCCAGGGCGGCATCCTGCTGACCCCCGAAGGCCACGATCTGCTCCAAAAGGAGTTGGAGCACCTCACGGTGGTCAAGAGGCCGGAGATCGCGGACCGCATTCGGGAGAGCCAGCAGCACGGCGAGTTCAGCGAGGACAACAACGAACTCGACGAGGTCAAGTTCGAGCAGGCGATGGTCGAGGAGCGCATCGCCACCCTCAAACAGATCTTCGGCAGCGCCCACGTGCTCGATCCCAAGAAGATCCCCACGGACGAAGTGGGAATCGGCTCGCGCGTCACCGTACTGGACATCGAGTACGCCGACGAGTTCGAGGTTCGGGTGGTCTCCAGCATCGAGGCCGACCCGCAGGACATGCGCATCAGCAACGAATCGCCGATGGGCTTGGCCCTGTTGGGCCAAAAGGCCAAGAGCGAAGTCGAGTTCGACGCTCCCGACGGCAAGAAGAAGCTGAAGATCCTTAAGATCGCGCGCTGAGGCTCATTCGCTCGTCGCGGCCCTCGCGACTTCGTTGCCCGCTCCCGTCTTGAGCGCGCTCAGCACCTTCTTGAGCCAGTCTTGCCGCGCCTGGACGAGGTAGAGCAGGTTCAATCGTGCCAGATCGCGCATCGGATGCTCGCCCTCGTTGGCACTCAGTTCACGGTGAAGCTCGTCGAGGAACACCTTGTTCTCAAGGGCCCAGTTCTTGACGATCCGGATCTGGTCGGCCGCCTTCAACCGGCCCAGGAAGTACATCCGCGTCCGAAGCGGATCGACCATGAACGCGAACTCCTGGCGGTCTGGCGGAAAGAGGAGCCAACTGTCGAGGAGCGCCGACCCCGAGGGGGTGAGGTCGTATTCGGTCCGCTCCCGGTTGGGCACACCGACCTTGCGGGCCTCCACGACCAGCCCATCCGCCAGCAGCCGGCGCAGCACGCGGTACACGGATCCGCTCTCTGCGCTCCATCGGGCTCCGCGCATGCGCGTCATCTGTTTGCGCATGGCGTATCCGGAGTTGATCCCTTCCGAGACCATAGCCAGGATCAGATATTCAAGCTCGCTGTAGGGTCCGGACAACGACATAATTCGCTCAATGGGAACTCCGGAGGATTTCGCTCCGTAATTTCTTGTTTCACTGTATCGCGTTTGGCGACAACTTGCCAATGGAAGTTCGCGATTGGTGGATGAATTCCTTCTGCAGACCATCGGCCCGTTCGCAAAAAAATCACGTCGCCAGTGACGAGTGGGAGTGGTATCATGGGCGCATTCCCCAGGGCATCCCGGCCCGCGATGGCGTCCGATGTCCAAGACAGCACAGACTATGCAAGGCAAAACTCCCCAGCAGCAGGCTCAGATCCCGCTGCCCAAATCGAAGCGCGGCATGCGCGGCTTTTGGACCGAAGTGGTTCGCGAGCTCAAGAAGGTGACGTGGCCCGCCAACAAAGAGACGACGCGGCTTACCGGCGTCGTGCTCGCCGTCTGCACGTTCCTCGTGCTCGCCTTGATGGTCATGAACTGGGGCGCCGACACGCTGTTCAAGATCCTCTCCAACCAGAACTAACGACATGCCGAAAGCCTGGTACGCAGTCCATACAATCGCAGGTCACGAGAACAAGGTGCGCGACGTGCTCACCCGACGCGCCCAAGTCGAGGGTTTTTGGGACCTGGACCTCTTCGAAATCCTGATTCCCACGGAACAGGAGCTCACGACGCGCGGGGGCAAGCGCATGATCGTGAACAAGAAGGTTTTCCCCGGCTACATCCTCATCCAGATGAACCTGACCGACGACACGTACAAGCTGGTGAAGTCCACCAGCGGCGTGACGGGGTTCGTGCAGAGCGGCAACAAGCCGGTTCCTCTCGAGGAGTACGAGGTGCGGCGCATCATGTCGAACCTCGAGAGCAGCAAGGAAGCCCCCAAGGTCTCTTGGAACAAGGGCGATGCCATCCGCGTCGTCGAGGGGCCCTTCAGCGACTTCTCCGGAAAGATCGAAGAGGTCAACAGCGATCGCGAGAAGCTCAAGGTGCTCATCAACATCTTCGGCCGCGACACGCCGGTGGAGCTCGAGTTCACGCAGGTCGAGAAGCTGTAGGGCTCGGGAATCGGGAATCGGGAGTCGGGAAACGGGAATCGGGAATCGGGAGTCGGGAATCGGGAGTCGGTTTACGACAGACGACCAACGACAAACGCCAAACGCCCCCCGTCGCCCGTCCTTTCCCACAGGGCGCTCTTGCGGGCTTCCGCTACACTGAACGCGCCCCCCAACCGCCATGCAGATTCCCGCCACCGCCACCCATTGGAGCATCCCCACGCGCGACCGGATTCGCGAAGGGGAGTTGGCGCGGGCGCTCGACGTGCCCGAGCTGATCGCCTGCCTGCTCATCAACCGCGGGATCACCGAACCCGACCAGGCGCAGCATTACCTGAACCCCAGCCTTGACGACCTGGGCGATCCGTCCCTGCTGCCCGACTACACCGAGGCGTCCCGCATCCTGCTGGACGCGCGGGAGCGGAAGACCCGCGTGTTCGTCCACGGCGACTACGACGTGGACGGCGTGAGCAGCGCCGCGATCTTCGACCGGTTCCTCAAAAAGGTCGGGTTCAACGTCCACACGCACGTCCCGCACCGCATGAAGGAGGGCTACGGCATCCACAGCAGTGCCGTCGAGGCGGCCAAAGCCATGGGCGCGGACGTGTTCCTCACGTGCGACTGCGGCATCTCCGCCTTCGACCAGATCGCGGCGGCCCGGGAAGCGGGCATGCGCGTGGTCGTGACCGACCACCACTCGATCGGCGAAACGATGCCCCAGGCGCACGCCCTGATCAACCCGCACCGCCCGGACTCCCAATACCCGTTCACAGAGCTGTCCGGCGCCGGGGTCGTGTTCCGCTTCTGCGAAGGGCTGACTCGAGAGCTGGGGCTTCCCGTGGACAAGTACCGCAACGCGTTTCTCGACCTCGCGGCGCTCGGCACGGTCGCAGACGTGATGCCGCTGGAGGGTGAGAACAGGATTCTCGCCCGCCACGGTCTGACCGCCTTGGCGGCCACCAAGAAGATCGGGTTGAGGGCGCTTTTGCGGGAGTCCGGGGTGGAGCTGAAGGCTAGCAAGGGGCTGCGCGCCTACCACATCGGCTACGTGCTCGGCCCACGCCTCAACGCCGCGGGCCGCATCGACG
This window harbors:
- a CDS encoding PilT/PilU family type 4a pilus ATPase, which encodes MREASSIGIHELIEVGFHERASDIFIKANSPPMMRQHSLIKPVPGEWPMIDSENAQRIITALMNEKQLRRFDDTMEMDLAFAVGDKCRVRANIHMQRGSFGIVCRIIPLQILTLEELGLPPVLGELTKHRQGLILVTGPTGCGKTTTLAAMLDMINQNRQCHIVTIEDPLEFVHRDKNAYVTQREVGIDTADFEPALRAVVREAPDVILIGEMRDVTTMGVAMQAGETGHLVFSTVHTSSAYETMDRIVNMFPPHEKNHLCLRLANALRAIIAQKLVPRADGNGRVVANEILICTPTVSKLIEDGHFSDLYHAMNEGQFWGMQTMNQSLVRYVKAGVITEETALNYAGIASELKQLLRR
- the recJ gene encoding single-stranded-DNA-specific exonuclease RecJ; translated protein: MQIPATATHWSIPTRDRIREGELARALDVPELIACLLINRGITEPDQAQHYLNPSLDDLGDPSLLPDYTEASRILLDARERKTRVFVHGDYDVDGVSSAAIFDRFLKKVGFNVHTHVPHRMKEGYGIHSSAVEAAKAMGADVFLTCDCGISAFDQIAAAREAGMRVVVTDHHSIGETMPQAHALINPHRPDSQYPFTELSGAGVVFRFCEGLTRELGLPVDKYRNAFLDLAALGTVADVMPLEGENRILARHGLTALAATKKIGLRALLRESGVELKASKGLRAYHIGYVLGPRLNAAGRIDDAAISLKLLLSRDEQEATQLARQIEQINEQRRAEQMRILDEASQMVLETGANDRYVIVVASEGWHAGVIGIVAGRLVEQFRRPAFVGSIDPDTGKVKGSARTIPSFHLYHALQAHTHLMDGGGHAMAAGFSAESGRIAEIADALDTYARGILTEEDFAITRRVDAAVDPEEITPAFVAALNALEPFGDSNPEPVFVARDMSFAQITPTRKPEHVQVTLRRQDGPVVQAMGFGMGARLAEVQAGARVDVMFQPELDEYRGVTRLKWILKDYELFG
- a CDS encoding transcription elongation factor GreA codes for the protein MSKPEPMNDPQGGILLTPEGHDLLQKELEHLTVVKRPEIADRIRESQQHGEFSEDNNELDEVKFEQAMVEERIATLKQIFGSAHVLDPKKIPTDEVGIGSRVTVLDIEYADEFEVRVVSSIEADPQDMRISNESPMGLALLGQKAKSEVEFDAPDGKKKLKILKIAR
- a CDS encoding PadR family transcriptional regulator, giving the protein MSLSGPYSELEYLILAMVSEGINSGYAMRKQMTRMRGARWSAESGSVYRVLRRLLADGLVVEARKVGVPNRERTEYDLTPSGSALLDSWLLFPPDRQEFAFMVDPLRTRMYFLGRLKAADQIRIVKNWALENKVFLDELHRELSANEGEHPMRDLARLNLLYLVQARQDWLKKVLSALKTGAGNEVARAATSE
- the secE gene encoding preprotein translocase subunit SecE, with protein sequence MQGKTPQQQAQIPLPKSKRGMRGFWTEVVRELKKVTWPANKETTRLTGVVLAVCTFLVLALMVMNWGADTLFKILSNQN
- the nusG gene encoding transcription termination/antitermination protein NusG, which gives rise to MPKAWYAVHTIAGHENKVRDVLTRRAQVEGFWDLDLFEILIPTEQELTTRGGKRMIVNKKVFPGYILIQMNLTDDTYKLVKSTSGVTGFVQSGNKPVPLEEYEVRRIMSNLESSKEAPKVSWNKGDAIRVVEGPFSDFSGKIEEVNSDREKLKVLINIFGRDTPVELEFTQVEKL